The following proteins are co-located in the Piscirickettsia litoralis genome:
- a CDS encoding chemotaxis protein, whose protein sequence is MSTIKTEVAGDNRVELLLFRVGSKQLYGLNVFKLREIMYCPNFTLIPNMHPAVKGVAHIRSYKTIPLVSLHQVLNGEYLKDAPVILICEYNRSVIGFLISEVDQIIHTEWSKIERPPEGLSDKHYLTAVTYVKDTLVEILDVEQILSEIIPPDLSVSDGLTSESILKQAKDYTVLIVEDSRTARKQITLILEKVGVKCITANDGVQGLSILETMLKNKEPINNQLLMVISDIEMPHLDGYSFVKKCREHPQLKDLYIVLNTSISGEFNRQKAQSVGADQFLAKISGEDLSLIVIERLREVI, encoded by the coding sequence TTGTCTACGATTAAAACCGAAGTTGCTGGTGATAACCGAGTTGAACTGCTGCTTTTTCGTGTGGGAAGCAAACAGTTGTATGGTCTTAATGTATTTAAATTGCGGGAGATAATGTATTGCCCAAACTTTACGCTCATCCCTAATATGCACCCGGCAGTTAAAGGAGTGGCTCACATCCGCAGTTATAAAACAATTCCTCTTGTTAGTCTTCATCAAGTTCTTAATGGTGAATATCTTAAGGACGCACCTGTAATACTTATTTGTGAATATAACCGCTCAGTGATTGGTTTTTTAATTAGTGAGGTTGATCAAATCATCCATACAGAATGGTCGAAAATTGAGCGGCCGCCTGAAGGTTTGTCCGATAAGCATTACCTCACTGCGGTAACCTACGTCAAAGACACGTTAGTGGAAATACTCGATGTTGAGCAAATCCTGAGCGAAATTATCCCACCTGATTTATCTGTTTCAGATGGATTGACTTCAGAGTCAATACTAAAACAAGCGAAAGACTATACAGTTTTAATTGTTGAAGATTCTCGGACGGCTAGGAAGCAAATCACCTTGATATTAGAAAAAGTTGGGGTTAAATGTATAACAGCAAATGATGGGGTGCAAGGGTTAAGCATACTTGAAACAATGCTTAAGAATAAGGAGCCGATTAACAATCAATTGTTAATGGTCATTTCCGACATTGAAATGCCGCACTTGGATGGTTATAGCTTCGTTAAAAAGTGTCGTGAACACCCTCAATTGAAAGATTTGTATATCGTTCTTAATACTTCAATTTCTGGTGAGTTTAATCGTCAAAAAGCGCAGTCTGTTGGTGCAGACCAGTTTTTAGCAAAAATCAGTGGTGAGGATTTGAGCTTGATTGTGATTGAACGATTAAGAGAAGTCATTTAG
- a CDS encoding alpha/beta fold hydrolase: MIEKQNLVLISGLLCTDELWEHQAERLGDDFNIIYGVNDASSIEEMAQQTIQHIDSLEQGECFHLAGLSMGGYIALEIMQQCPKRVKTLSLLNTTAHSCDPKTISARHQAIRLAEQGRFEALISAFPGMWLSDKSRQSKKLLALEKRMALAVGPECYIRQQHAIMARKDYTSTLVDIQCPTLLIAGQYDRLIQQAQMENLARCIHSAKLHLIDSGHVSSIEAPEQVTRLMMEFLS; this comes from the coding sequence ATGATAGAAAAGCAAAATTTAGTTCTTATTTCAGGATTGTTGTGTACTGATGAGCTATGGGAACACCAAGCCGAGAGGCTAGGTGACGATTTTAACATTATTTATGGTGTAAATGATGCGAGCTCAATAGAGGAGATGGCTCAGCAGACGATTCAGCACATTGATTCGCTTGAGCAAGGTGAATGTTTTCATTTGGCAGGGTTGTCTATGGGCGGTTATATTGCTTTAGAAATAATGCAGCAATGCCCAAAGCGTGTGAAGACATTGTCCTTATTAAATACTACAGCTCATTCTTGTGACCCAAAAACAATTTCAGCGCGTCACCAAGCCATTAGACTCGCTGAGCAAGGTCGCTTTGAGGCATTGATCTCCGCGTTTCCTGGAATGTGGCTTAGTGATAAAAGTCGGCAAAGCAAAAAACTGCTGGCGTTAGAAAAACGCATGGCCTTGGCGGTTGGGCCAGAGTGTTATATTCGTCAACAGCATGCAATTATGGCAAGAAAAGATTATACATCGACATTAGTTGATATTCAGTGTCCGACATTACTCATTGCCGGGCAATATGATCGCTTGATTCAACAAGCGCAAATGGAGAACTTAGCGCGATGTATTCACTCAGCTAAGTTGCATCTCATTGACAGTGGACATGTTTCAAGCATTGAAGCGCCAGAGCAGGTCACTCGCTTAATGATGGAGTTTCTAAGCTAA
- a CDS encoding nuclear transport factor 2 family protein, translated as MELSQCHQTIINLIESWKIQELCEQYFAAEFIWEVKGSSQLSKTYTSKQDYYKQALYRLQKHLQPKASIKLIHSYSCGNTLIVELEGNMTTLSGQQYNNQYCWVIKTQDNLITSITAYLDTLLLEKILSDEKNQ; from the coding sequence ATGGAACTCAGCCAATGCCATCAAACCATTATCAACCTGATTGAAAGTTGGAAAATTCAAGAGTTATGTGAACAATATTTCGCGGCTGAATTTATATGGGAAGTCAAAGGCTCTAGCCAACTCTCAAAAACCTATACTTCTAAACAAGACTATTATAAGCAAGCTTTATACCGTCTCCAAAAACACCTTCAACCAAAAGCATCAATAAAGCTCATTCACTCTTATTCATGCGGTAATACATTGATTGTTGAGCTTGAAGGAAATATGACGACACTAAGCGGTCAACAATATAACAATCAGTACTGCTGGGTTATCAAAACTCAAGACAATTTAATTACCTCAATCACTGCCTATTTGGACACTCTATTGCTTGAAAAAATACTTTCAGATGAAAAAAACCAGTAA